From the Lathyrus oleraceus cultivar Zhongwan6 chromosome 4, CAAS_Psat_ZW6_1.0, whole genome shotgun sequence genome, one window contains:
- the LOC127075671 gene encoding uncharacterized protein LOC127075671, translating into MFKNTFQSGFLSILYSLGSKPLQIWDKEVVNGHIKRPQDEDIQSNVLEIIGSNIQSTFITCPADPAATLGIKLPFLVMIVKNLKKYFTFEIQVLDDKNVRRRFRASNFQGVTRVKPYICTMPLRMDEGWNQIQFNLADFTKRAYGTNYVETLRVQVHANCRLRRIYFSDRLYSEEELPPEFKLYLPMQKS; encoded by the exons ATGTTCAAGAACACATTCCAGTCTGGATTTCTTTCCATATTATACAGCCTTGG GAGCAAACCTTTGCAGATATGGGACAAAGAAG TTGTGAATGGCCATATTAAACGACCACAAGATGAAGACATACAATCCAATGTGCTTGAAATAATTGGATCGAATATTCAGTCCACATTCATTACGTGCCCGGCAGACCCCGCTGCCACACTTGGTATAAAACTTCCATTCTTGGTTATGATTGTCAAGAATCTAAAGAAGTACTTCACATTTGAGATTCAAGTTTTGGATGATAAGAATGTCAGACGACGATTTCGAGCTTCTAATTTCCAA GGTGTCACTCGAGTAAAGCCCTACATTTGCACTATGCCACTGAGAATGGATGAGGGTTGGAATCAAATCCAGTTTAACCTAGCTGATTTTACCAAGAGAGCATATGGTACTAATTATGTGGAGACACTGCGAGTTCAGGTCCATGCAAACTGTCGCTTGAGAAGGATATACTTCTCTGATCGTCTCTACTCGGAAGAGGAACTCCCACCAGAGTTCAAATTATACCTCCCAATGCAG AAATCATGA